One window of the Chryseotalea sp. WA131a genome contains the following:
- a CDS encoding HAD family phosphatase — protein MLALSSINTVIFDLGGVLIDWNPRYLYRKIFKTEEEINWFLENVCTPEWNDQQDAGRSFEEATEELVTKFPEHELAIRAWYGRWNETINGRIHETVALLKEIKESKKYKLYALTNWSAETFPWALDNFEFLHWFEGIVVSGVEKSRKPFPEFYKILFDRYQINPAQAIFIDDNIKNVEGALKVGLPTIHFQSAEQTKKELAKAKVI, from the coding sequence GGGCGGAGTGCTCATCGATTGGAACCCTCGCTACCTCTATCGCAAGATTTTTAAAACGGAAGAAGAAATCAATTGGTTTCTGGAGAATGTGTGCACGCCTGAGTGGAACGATCAACAAGATGCGGGCCGTTCATTTGAAGAAGCCACCGAAGAGTTGGTTACAAAATTTCCTGAACATGAGCTGGCTATCCGTGCGTGGTATGGCCGATGGAATGAGACCATCAACGGGCGCATTCATGAAACCGTAGCGCTTCTAAAGGAGATCAAAGAGTCAAAAAAGTACAAACTTTACGCCCTCACCAATTGGTCGGCAGAAACATTTCCGTGGGCGTTAGATAATTTTGAGTTCCTTCATTGGTTTGAAGGTATTGTGGTTTCGGGGGTAGAGAAATCGCGAAAGCCCTTTCCCGAATTTTATAAAATTCTTTTTGATCGCTATCAAATCAATCCTGCGCAGGCGATTTTCATTGACGACAATATCAAAAACGTGGAGGGCGCTTTAAAAGTAGGATTGCCCACGATTCATTTTCAATCGGCAGAACAAACAAAGAAGGAGCTAGCAAAAGCAAAAGTGATTTGA